The proteins below are encoded in one region of Levilactobacillus namurensis:
- a CDS encoding NADPH-dependent oxidoreductase: MTNPTLDTLMAHRSIRQFTPEKLTDTEIHTLVDAAQHAATSTFSQQASIISVTDPAKLATLGDITGHHWLERAGHYFVFVADQYRNQQLAPQNATTTANLHSLDKLLAGIFDATIMTQTVVTAGESLGLGSTIMGSILNDVPRLIDLLDLPELTFPVLGLAIGHPAEQPEHKPRLPQDLVHFTNGYQAITPTDPSLVAYNQLIKVYYQQRTTNQREETFSHHIATELSRDPQQRAGILTGLQQQGWLQG, encoded by the coding sequence ATGACTAATCCCACTTTAGACACCCTAATGGCTCACCGCAGCATCCGTCAATTTACACCCGAAAAACTCACGGATACGGAAATCCACACCCTAGTCGACGCCGCCCAACACGCGGCCACCAGCACCTTTTCCCAACAGGCCAGCATCATTAGCGTTACCGACCCCGCCAAGCTGGCCACCCTCGGCGACATCACCGGCCACCACTGGCTCGAGCGGGCCGGCCACTACTTCGTCTTCGTGGCGGACCAGTACCGGAACCAACAACTGGCACCCCAGAACGCCACCACAACCGCTAACCTGCATAGTCTGGACAAACTCCTCGCGGGGATCTTCGACGCGACCATCATGACCCAGACCGTGGTCACCGCGGGTGAAAGTCTGGGGCTCGGCAGCACCATCATGGGGAGTATCTTAAACGACGTTCCCCGCCTAATTGACTTACTCGACCTGCCCGAGTTGACCTTCCCGGTACTGGGGCTGGCAATCGGACACCCCGCTGAACAGCCGGAACACAAGCCGCGGCTCCCCCAAGACCTGGTGCACTTCACCAACGGCTACCAGGCCATCACACCCACGGATCCGTCGTTGGTCGCCTATAACCAACTGATCAAGGTCTACTACCAGCAACGGACCACCAACCAACGGGAAGAAACGTTCAGTCACCACATCGCGACCGAACTCAGCCGCGACCCCCAGCAACGAGCTGGCATCCTGACCGGGTTGCAACAGCAGGGCTGGCTTCAGGGGTAA
- the nrdI gene encoding class Ib ribonucleoside-diphosphate reductase assembly flavoprotein NrdI, with amino-acid sequence MRILYISIEGNTRNFIEHLTDYAAAQHATDPSLPTITATEISDATDLAAETSPYFCFVPTYLNGGNGIDNGVKELMTNVLGEYIAYGNNARYLLGVVGSGNRNFNEQYCLTAKRYAQKFNAPFIANYELRGVPADEQRVYQAMVKRLKEAQHD; translated from the coding sequence ATGCGGATCTTATACATCTCAATCGAAGGGAATACCCGGAACTTCATCGAACACCTCACCGACTACGCGGCGGCCCAACACGCGACCGACCCGAGCCTGCCGACCATCACGGCCACCGAAATCAGTGACGCCACCGATCTGGCGGCCGAGACCAGCCCGTACTTCTGCTTCGTGCCGACCTACCTGAATGGCGGCAACGGCATCGACAACGGCGTTAAGGAACTGATGACCAACGTCTTGGGCGAATACATCGCGTACGGCAACAACGCTCGCTACCTGCTGGGCGTGGTCGGCAGCGGCAACCGAAACTTTAACGAACAGTACTGCCTGACCGCCAAACGCTACGCCCAGAAGTTCAACGCGCCCTTTATCGCCAACTACGAACTCCGGGGAGTCCCCGCCGATGAACAACGGGTCTACCAGGCCATGGTCAAGCGACTCAAGGAGGCCCAACATGACTAA
- a CDS encoding ATP-binding cassette domain-containing protein has protein sequence MTQILIEHLHKTIAGQPLFTTDRLTAQTGDRVGIVGANGAGKTTLARIIAHQEPDFTGTCRVDGTVIRVPQIAPTADKSGGQSMLARVRTALAQRPAVLILDEPSANLDDRHQRWLTQTLQHFSGLLLLISHDRALLNAVATKLWVVADQRYTQYNGTFAAYELATQRQEANQLAAYQREHREQHALEVAAQHRREKANRVRKGGRNLTAAERGNSKSLREATAGKIDRGARAMVERANRQTTTVKPHQAASVKLVATDLPPVQGKYLVSATNLVLDRGGKRLLQRATFRIRPGERVALDGDNGSGKSTLLTAILTRHPQTHLAPSARVGYFHQDMTELATDQTVWQAMAAATTLDPDRTRQIMGAFGLTARFYDRLVGDLSGGEQVKLQLLTILVSASNLLILDEPTNYLDLPALKALAAYLVAYPGTVLFVAHDQTFRQQVATRTLEIRQQQLRDPAQTAQGVPATDLPRLRFEYDQLMQAPELDQEKLRQLRAKIAAAQRENG, from the coding sequence TTGACACAAATTTTAATTGAGCATCTGCACAAGACCATTGCGGGTCAACCACTCTTCACCACGGACCGACTGACCGCCCAGACCGGCGATCGGGTCGGCATCGTGGGGGCTAACGGGGCGGGGAAGACCACCTTAGCCCGCATCATTGCCCACCAGGAACCCGATTTCACAGGAACCTGCCGGGTCGACGGCACCGTGATTCGCGTGCCACAGATTGCCCCGACGGCCGATAAATCCGGTGGTCAGAGTATGCTGGCGCGGGTACGGACGGCTCTGGCGCAACGGCCAGCGGTCCTGATCTTAGACGAACCTTCCGCCAACCTCGACGACCGGCACCAACGCTGGTTGACCCAGACCCTCCAGCACTTTTCTGGCCTCTTGCTGCTGATTTCCCACGACCGGGCCCTACTGAATGCCGTGGCGACCAAGCTCTGGGTAGTGGCAGACCAGCGCTATACCCAGTATAACGGGACCTTTGCGGCCTATGAATTGGCAACCCAGCGACAGGAAGCCAATCAGTTGGCGGCCTACCAGCGTGAACACCGGGAACAGCACGCCCTGGAAGTCGCCGCCCAACACCGGCGAGAGAAGGCCAACCGGGTCCGCAAGGGCGGCCGTAACCTGACGGCTGCCGAACGGGGCAACTCGAAGTCTTTGCGGGAGGCTACCGCGGGGAAGATCGACCGGGGCGCCCGGGCCATGGTCGAGCGCGCCAATCGCCAGACCACCACGGTGAAGCCCCACCAGGCCGCTAGCGTTAAACTGGTGGCGACCGATTTACCACCGGTGCAGGGCAAGTATCTGGTCAGTGCCACCAACCTGGTGTTAGACCGGGGTGGGAAACGCTTGTTGCAACGGGCCACCTTCCGGATTCGTCCGGGTGAGCGGGTCGCCTTAGACGGGGACAACGGCAGTGGGAAGTCGACGCTTCTGACCGCCATCTTGACCCGGCACCCCCAGACTCACTTAGCGCCCAGTGCGCGGGTGGGCTACTTCCATCAGGATATGACGGAACTGGCTACCGATCAGACCGTCTGGCAGGCCATGGCCGCCGCCACGACGCTGGATCCCGACCGGACCCGGCAGATCATGGGGGCCTTCGGGTTGACCGCACGCTTCTACGACCGCTTGGTAGGGGACTTAAGCGGGGGCGAACAGGTTAAGTTGCAACTTCTGACGATTCTGGTCAGTGCCAGCAACCTCTTGATTCTGGATGAACCCACCAACTACTTGGACTTACCGGCGCTCAAGGCCCTGGCCGCTTACCTGGTGGCCTACCCGGGGACGGTCCTGTTCGTGGCTCACGACCAGACCTTCCGTCAACAGGTGGCGACCCGGACCCTGGAGATTCGGCAGCAACAGTTACGGGATCCGGCCCAGACGGCGCAGGGAGTCCCGGCGACGGACCTGCCCCGGTTGCGGTTCGAGTACGACCAGCTGATGCAGGCGCCGGAACTTGATCAGGAAAAGTTGCGGCAGTTACGGGCTAAGATTGCCGCTGCCCAGCGTGAAAACGGTTAA